In Tenacibaculum pacificus, a single window of DNA contains:
- a CDS encoding alpha/beta hydrolase, translating into MRKSLLLLTTIIFINNPVFSQKVDTLNVFSLSMQKNIKTLIISPKHTIKRDIPSVYILHGYSGNPERTLKKDIPSLLRLSQEMQTLFILPDGNYDSWYIDSKQNNSKYETFIANELVDYIDKNYKTDLSKTAIMGWSMGGHGALYIGARHQNIFESIGSICGALDFTAYGTDYGIPKLLGKNKESWINYTANSQIKRLKESKQKLIISCGINDPFIKQNRDLHQKLITLNIPHIYEESSGEHNAAYWSKAANTQLFHINNYFNGKE; encoded by the coding sequence ATGAGAAAATCATTATTGCTTTTAACTACAATAATATTTATAAATAATCCCGTTTTTTCACAGAAAGTAGACACTTTAAACGTCTTTAGTCTTTCAATGCAAAAAAATATTAAAACGTTAATAATAAGTCCAAAACATACTATAAAAAGAGATATTCCTAGTGTATATATTCTTCACGGTTATAGTGGAAATCCTGAAAGAACATTAAAAAAAGATATTCCTTCACTTCTTCGTTTGAGCCAAGAAATGCAAACTTTGTTTATTTTACCTGACGGAAATTATGACAGTTGGTATATTGATAGCAAGCAAAACAATTCTAAATATGAAACGTTTATAGCAAATGAACTGGTTGATTATATCGATAAAAACTATAAGACAGACCTTTCAAAAACTGCCATAATGGGGTGGAGTATGGGCGGTCACGGTGCTTTATACATCGGTGCGAGACATCAAAATATTTTTGAATCTATTGGAAGTATTTGTGGTGCCTTAGACTTTACAGCTTATGGAACGGATTATGGCATTCCCAAATTACTAGGTAAAAATAAGGAGTCTTGGATAAATTACACAGCAAACTCTCAAATTAAACGCTTAAAAGAATCAAAACAAAAACTAATAATTAGCTGTGGAATAAACGATCCTTTTATAAAACAAAATAGAGATTTACATCAAAAACTTATTACTTTAAATATACCACATATTTATGAAGAGAGCTCTGGCGAACACAATGCTGCATATTGGTCTAAAGCTGCTAATACACAGCTCTTTCATATAAATAACTACTTCAATGGAAAAGAGTAA
- a CDS encoding DMT family transporter — protein sequence MEKSKIKGILFVIIGAASYGILATIIKLANNSGFGTASLTFLQYLFGVLFLIIASFFLSKRAKEIQIKEHNSKYPKLKLVLFGTSLGLTSSFYYLCIQYIPVSVGIILLMQTVWMGIILEYFLDRSRFTKRKLIGAIIVLLGTLLASRIFENDFNFSLIGFLFGFLAAVFYTIALYATSKVSLQLPNIIRSKYLVLGGFLAILMFWNIQIIEETNSIDLLKWGMILGLFGTVLPPILFNKGVPIIGTGLSSIIATLEIPVSIFSAYLLLNEQIGVIQLIGIFIILITIAIINFKKK from the coding sequence ATGGAAAAGAGTAAAATAAAAGGAATTTTATTTGTTATTATTGGTGCAGCTAGCTATGGCATTTTGGCTACAATAATAAAATTAGCAAATAACAGTGGTTTTGGTACTGCCAGTCTTACATTTTTACAATACCTATTTGGAGTTTTATTTTTAATTATAGCTTCGTTTTTTCTGTCTAAAAGGGCAAAAGAAATCCAGATAAAAGAACATAATTCAAAATACCCAAAATTAAAATTAGTATTATTTGGAACAAGTTTGGGGCTTACTAGTAGTTTCTATTATTTATGCATTCAATATATTCCTGTATCGGTTGGTATTATTCTTTTAATGCAAACAGTTTGGATGGGTATAATATTAGAGTATTTTTTAGATAGAAGTCGGTTTACTAAACGAAAATTAATAGGAGCTATAATAGTATTATTAGGTACATTACTAGCTTCACGGATTTTTGAAAATGATTTTAATTTTAGTCTAATTGGTTTCTTATTTGGTTTTTTAGCTGCAGTATTTTATACAATTGCATTGTATGCGACGAGTAAAGTGTCATTGCAATTGCCTAACATCATTAGAAGTAAATATCTCGTTCTTGGTGGATTTCTGGCTATTTTGATGTTTTGGAATATTCAAATAATTGAAGAAACAAATTCAATAGATTTACTAAAATGGGGAATGATTTTAGGGTTGTTTGGTACAGTATTACCACCTATTCTATTTAATAAGGGAGTACCAATAATTGGGACTGGTTTAAGCAGTATTATTGCAACATTAGAAATTCCTGTCTCTATTTTCAGTGCTTATTTATTGCTGAACGAACAAATTGGAGTTATACAACTTATTGGAATTTTTATAATTCTTATAACAATAGCGATAATAAATTTTAAAAAAAAATAG